The Enterobacter asburiae sequence ATTCCAGGCATTTCATTCCGTTCTTCCTGCATTTCATGACGTTTTACCCCATCGGTATTAAGGTTTTGTTTATCGTTGTCCTCAGCGAATTCCCTTAATTTCTGTTGCAGGACAACGGCCATGAACACATCAACCTATAACCGTACGCGCTGGCTCACGCTCTTCGGCACTATCGTTACCCAGTTCGCGCTGGGATCGGTCTATACCTGGAGCCTGTTTAACAGCGCGCTTTCCGACAAACTCGACGCCCCGGTCAGCCAGGTAGCGTTCTCCTTCGGCCTGCTGAGCCTGGGTCTGGCGATTTCGTCTTCCGTCGCGGGCAAGCTGCAGGAGCGTTTTGGCGTGAAGCGTGTGACCATGGCGTCCGGCATACTGCTGGGGCTGGGCTTTTTCCTGACGGCGCATTCCAGCAACCTGATGATGCTGTGGCTGAGCGCCGGCGTGCTGGTGGGGCTGGCCGACGGTGCAGGTTACCTGCTGACGCTGTCGAACTGCGTGAAGTGGTTCCCGGAGCGTAAAGGCTTAATCTCCGCGTTCGCCATCGGCTCCTATGGCCTGGGCAGCCTCGGCTTTAAATTTATCGACTCCCAACTGCTGGCATCCGTTGGCCTCGAAAAAACGTTTATGATCTGGGGCGCAATCGTCCTGGTGATGATCCTGTTTGGCGCTACGCTGATGAAAGATGCCCCGCAGCAGGAAGTGAAATCCGTTAACGGCGTGGTGGAGAACGATTTCACCCTCGCGCAGTCCATGCGTAAGCCGCAGTACTGGATGCTGGCGGTGATGTTCCTGACGGCCTGCATGAGCGGTCTGTATGTTATCGGTGTGGCGAAAGATATTGCTCAGGGGATGGTAAAACTGGATGCCGCGACGGCGGCGAATGCGGTGACGGTCATCTCCATTGCCAACCTCTCGGGTCGCCTGGTGCTCGGTATTCTGTCTGACAAAATTGCCCGCATCCGCGTGATTACGATTGGGCAGGTGGTTTCGCTGGTAGGAATGGCGGCATTGCTGTTTGCACCACTGAATGAAGCGACCTTCTTTGCGGCGATTGCCTGCGTGGCCTTTAATTTCGGCGGCACCATTACCGTCTTCCCGTCGCTGGTGAGCGAGTTCTTTGGCCTGAACAACCTGGCGAAAAACTACGGTGTCATTTATCTCGGCTTCGGTATCGGCAGTATTTGCGGTTCGCTGATTGCTTCCCTGTTCGGCGGGTTCTACGTGACCTTCTGTGTGATATTTGCCTTGCTGATTATTTCCCTGGCGCTGTCAACCACGATTCGCCAGCCGCAGCGAGAAATATTTAAAGAAGTGCATGCATAACGAACGTTTGACATGCCAGACAACAAAGCGCCCATCGGGCGCTTTTTTCGATTTAGCACAAATGAATAATTAATTCTCACCCGAGAAACGTTAAATAAGAAGGATCATCCATTTTACTGATCTATAGATTGTCAAAATCAATATATAAATTATATTGATTTATTCCTAATAAAAGAGCGGCTTGTACGGGCTGTCTTATATCTTTATGAATTTACTTAGTTTTAATTTTGACTAAAGATTAGCTTTATTTATTCTAATTTTAAAATCTAAATTCCCGTCTATATACTCCATTTTCTCACAGAATGCAGGTTATTCCTAAGGATGCGTTCTGTCATCTAACGTCATAAATGGAGTTTTTAATGAAAAAGGTTATTTTTGCACTGTCTGCTCTCGCTGTAGTTTCCACTTCCGCTTTTGCTGCTGAATCCGGTGACGGCACCGTTCGATTCAGCGGTGAAATCGTTGACGCGCCATGCGTAATTTCTACTGACTCTCAGAACCAGGAAGTTGTGCTGGGCCAGGTTAAGAAATCTGTCTTCAAAGCGGTTGGCGACAAATCTGTTTCCACTCCTTTCCAGATCAAACTGGAAGACTGCGACATCACCACTAAAACCAAAGTTAACGTGAGCTTCACCGGCGTTGCAGATGCAGATGACGCGAAACTGGTTTCTGTTAACACCGAAGCTGGTTCTGCGACTGGCGTGGGCATCGGTATCTACGACAACGCTAACAAAGCGGTTGATATGAACACCGGTAAATCCACCACCACGCTGGCTGCTGGTCAGACCGTGCTGTACTACACCGCTAACTACGTTGCGACCAAAGCCGCTGTAACCACCGGTTACGGTAACGCAGAAGTAGACTTCAACCTGTCCTACGAATAATCGACTTTTCGTTAGTAGAAGACAATCACAATGGCAACGGAAACCCCGTTGCCATTTTTTCCAGCGGAGTCTCAGGGAGAGAAGCATGAACCGCTTACGTTTGATATCTTGCGCAGCACTGGCGCTGGCGCTGATTTCACAAAACAGTTTTGCAGGCGGCGTGGCATTAAGCAGCACGCGCGTTATTTATGACGGCAGCAGAAAGGAAGCTTCTCTGACGGTCAATAACAAAAGCACCACGGATGAATTCCTTATTCAGTCATGGATTGATGATGCCAACGGTAATAAAAAGACGCCGTTTATCATCACCCCACCTTTATTTAAATTAAGCCCGAAGAAAAATAACGTCTTACGTATTGTGAATACCGCTAATACGTT is a genomic window containing:
- a CDS encoding MFS transporter, which gives rise to MNTSTYNRTRWLTLFGTIVTQFALGSVYTWSLFNSALSDKLDAPVSQVAFSFGLLSLGLAISSSVAGKLQERFGVKRVTMASGILLGLGFFLTAHSSNLMMLWLSAGVLVGLADGAGYLLTLSNCVKWFPERKGLISAFAIGSYGLGSLGFKFIDSQLLASVGLEKTFMIWGAIVLVMILFGATLMKDAPQQEVKSVNGVVENDFTLAQSMRKPQYWMLAVMFLTACMSGLYVIGVAKDIAQGMVKLDAATAANAVTVISIANLSGRLVLGILSDKIARIRVITIGQVVSLVGMAALLFAPLNEATFFAAIACVAFNFGGTITVFPSLVSEFFGLNNLAKNYGVIYLGFGIGSICGSLIASLFGGFYVTFCVIFALLIISLALSTTIRQPQREIFKEVHA
- the lpfA gene encoding long polar fimbrial major subunit LpfA, with amino-acid sequence MEFLMKKVIFALSALAVVSTSAFAAESGDGTVRFSGEIVDAPCVISTDSQNQEVVLGQVKKSVFKAVGDKSVSTPFQIKLEDCDITTKTKVNVSFTGVADADDAKLVSVNTEAGSATGVGIGIYDNANKAVDMNTGKSTTTLAAGQTVLYYTANYVATKAAVTTGYGNAEVDFNLSYE